The genome window GGATTATGCGGAACTGGATCGTCCTGCAGTGATTCGCAAAAAAGCTTCCGGCGACCCGACACCGCCGCCGGCCTCAGCCGATGACCTGGATTACCTTGATATTCCGGCTTTTCTGCGGCGCCAGGCGGACTAACCCCGCCGTGACCATGTGTTTTTATCTCGGGGAGGTTAGCCTTATGTAAAGGGCTGGCCGGTTGAAAATCATGTGTGGCCAGGTTTTTCGGGTGATGCCGGGGGGGTATGGTAGACTCTGACGGCATTTACATAATCTGAAAACGATGAGAAGGCGAGCGCTGTGCAGCTTGCTCGAAAAATATGATTTGTCAGAGAACTTTGAGAAATATCGTCCGTGCGAAGGGTGTCGGCCTGCATAGTGGGGAGCAGGTCTACCTGACACTGCGACCTGCCCCGCCCGATACGGGGATCATATTTCGCCGGATCGATCTTGACCCGCCGGTGGCGGTTCCGGCCAGAATCGCCAATGTGGGTGATACCCGGCTATCGACAACCCTGATGTCCGGTGATGTCCGTGTATCCACTGTGGAACATTTGCTGTCAGCATTTTCCGGGTTAGGTATCGATAACGCGATTGTGGATCTCAGCGCAGCGGAAGTGCCGATTATGGACGGCAGCGCGGGACCTTTTGTGTTCCTGATTCAGTCCGCTGGTATCGAGGGGCAGCGCAAGGCCAAGCAGTTCCTGCGTATACTGGATACAGTCGAGGTGAGAGAGGGCGACAAATGGGCAAGGTTTTCTCCCTTCAAGGGTTTCAAGGTAGGTTTTACCATTGATTTCAAACACCCGATGTTCAAAGGCGACAGCCGTCACTCGGAAATAGACTTCTCAAACAGTTCCTTTGTTCGCGAAGTCAGCCGGGCACGAACCTTCGGTTTTATGCGTGATATCGAAAAATTACGTGAAAATAATCTGGCGCTGGGTGGAAGTCTTGATAATGCCGTCGTGCTGGATGACTACCGCGTTGTGAACGAGGACGGTCTTCGCTACGAGGACGAATTTGTCAGACACAAGGTGCTGGATGCCGTTGGTGATCTCTACCTGCTCGGTCACAGTCTGATCGGCGAATTTACCGGGCATAAATCCGGGCATGCACTGAATAACCGCCTGTTGTGTGAGTTACTGGCTTCTCCCGGTGCCTGGGAACTGAGCAGTTTCGGTAATGCCGCACGGGCACCACACTGGCTTAATCTGCCACAAATCGCATCTGTTTGAAATTCTTGCCGAAAGGCTCAGGATTCGCGTGCTTTTGCCGCTAATCGGTATAGCGCTTCGCGCAGTCCCGGGTGATCAACATCCTCCGCCGTCTGTGCCAGCAGTGTAGCGTTGTGCATGGACAGGCCTTCAGGTTTCTTGCTAACGGCTTGAATATCAAGTGTTTCCGGGATAACCCGAACCTCTATTCCGGTAACCGCCAGGGAAAGTTGGCACTGCAGTTGCTTGGTGAAGTCCGGAGCGGCGAATCTTAGGCGCGCTGCCCAGGCCGGTGATGGCACGCCGAGTATCAGGATTTCATTTTTGAGGTTCATGACACTACAATGCGCGGCTAGATCATCGGGTAACAGACGTAGTGCGGCCTGTTCCAGACGTTGCAGGCTGCGGGCGCGCTGCAGTAACGGCAGCTCGGCTTTGCCAAGAATTTTTGCACATGTGAAGGCGTTATTTTGACGCATCAGTTTCAACCAGGATTATTCGGGTAAGCACAATCAATGAAGTTTTTACTCTACACGACAAAATACGGCAAGTCCGGCAGCGTTCAGCTGAATCGACCACTGGTCTGGGTTCCCGCCACACTGGCATTACTGGGTGTTCTGCTCGGAGTTGGCCAGCTGGGGTATTCTCTGGGTACGGCGCGTCAGCCCGAGGTTGTCGCCAAGGGTGGTGCACAGTGGCAGGTACTCCTCGATGAGCAAAAGCAGGATCTGGATCTGGTGCGTAATGAAGCGCAGGACCAGCTAAATGCACTGGCAGTCCGGCTGGGTCAAATGCAGGCACAGATGTTGAGAGTTGAAGCACTGGGCCAGCGGGTAAAGCAGATTGCCCACCTGAAGAAATCCGAATTCGATTTTGACCAGCTGCCGGCCCAGGGTGGTCCGGTTGACCCGGCTGATGCCGAGTTACTGAAAACCCCTGATTTTCTCAAGGCGCTGGATGATATGGCCATGCAGATGGATGACCGTGCCCGCCAGCTGGAATTGCTGGAGCAGGTTGTAAGTCGTCGCGAACTCAGCCATGCCGTTTCGCCGGCTGGACAGCCGATTTCCAAGGGCTGGCTGTCCTCTTACTATGGCATGCGCACCGACCCGTTCAATGGTCGGCGGGAAATGCACAAGGGTATTGATTTCGCGGGCCAGATGGGAACCGACATTGTCGCTACAGCGGCCGGTGTTGTGACCTGGGCCGGCAAGCGTTACGGTTATGGCCAGCTGGTTGAGATTAACCACGGCAAGGGCTATTCCACCCGCTACGGGCACTGCAAAGAGATCCTGGTAAAGGCCGGTGACAAGATCAAGCCCGGGCAAAAGATCGCCCTGATGGGTTCCAGCGGTCGTTCTACCGGCCCGCACGTACACTACGAAGTCCTGAAAAACGGGCGTCAGATCAATCCTACCAAGTTCGTCCGCGCCAGCCGCTAGACACCAGGCCTTCTGTCAAGGTGAAGAAACCGTGAAGTCCTGTCCGCGGGCGGCTAATGCGGTATGATGCCTGCTCCAGATTTTCCAATACATTAACGGATTTCCCGCATACATCATGGTTACAACGATACTGCGTAAGGTTTTTGGTAGCCGGAATGACCGAATTCTTAAGCGCCTCCAAAAAAACGTAAATAAAATCAATGCACTTGAGCCTGAAGTGCAAAAACTCAGCGATGACGAGCTGCGCGCCCGCACCGATGAATTCCGTCAGCGCTACCAGGATGGCGAGACACTTGACCAGATGCTGGTGGAAGCCTTCGCCGTCGTCCGCGAGGCTTCTCGCCGGATTCTGAATATGCGCCACTTCGATG of Thiogranum longum contains these proteins:
- the lpxC gene encoding UDP-3-O-acyl-N-acetylglucosamine deacetylase, producing the protein MICQRTLRNIVRAKGVGLHSGEQVYLTLRPAPPDTGIIFRRIDLDPPVAVPARIANVGDTRLSTTLMSGDVRVSTVEHLLSAFSGLGIDNAIVDLSAAEVPIMDGSAGPFVFLIQSAGIEGQRKAKQFLRILDTVEVREGDKWARFSPFKGFKVGFTIDFKHPMFKGDSRHSEIDFSNSSFVREVSRARTFGFMRDIEKLRENNLALGGSLDNAVVLDDYRVVNEDGLRYEDEFVRHKVLDAVGDLYLLGHSLIGEFTGHKSGHALNNRLLCELLASPGAWELSSFGNAARAPHWLNLPQIASV
- a CDS encoding DUF721 domain-containing protein, translating into MRQNNAFTCAKILGKAELPLLQRARSLQRLEQAALRLLPDDLAAHCSVMNLKNEILILGVPSPAWAARLRFAAPDFTKQLQCQLSLAVTGIEVRVIPETLDIQAVSKKPEGLSMHNATLLAQTAEDVDHPGLREALYRLAAKARES
- a CDS encoding M23 family metallopeptidase, which encodes MKFLLYTTKYGKSGSVQLNRPLVWVPATLALLGVLLGVGQLGYSLGTARQPEVVAKGGAQWQVLLDEQKQDLDLVRNEAQDQLNALAVRLGQMQAQMLRVEALGQRVKQIAHLKKSEFDFDQLPAQGGPVDPADAELLKTPDFLKALDDMAMQMDDRARQLELLEQVVSRRELSHAVSPAGQPISKGWLSSYYGMRTDPFNGRREMHKGIDFAGQMGTDIVATAAGVVTWAGKRYGYGQLVEINHGKGYSTRYGHCKEILVKAGDKIKPGQKIALMGSSGRSTGPHVHYEVLKNGRQINPTKFVRASR